In a single window of the bacterium genome:
- a CDS encoding aminotransferase class V-fold PLP-dependent enzyme encodes MTKKGIIIRMDVEKIRRDFPAILQKRNKKPPIYFDNASMTLKPIPVIKAMDEYYQKFPACGGKRSSHWFASKVNERVEEAREIIRRFINAKSANEIIFTKNTTEGINLIAQSIKFKNGDIVLTTDKEHNSNLCPWKNLEGKGIIKHKIVASCEDNTFNLERFKDMLTKDVKLVSMVHTSNLDGYTIPADEVIKLSHQNGSLVMLDAAQYVPHKKIDVQRLNVDFLAFSIHKMLGPSLGVLYGKYELLRELEPFLVGGDTIVDTFYDKPPIYLKPPHKFEAGLQDYAAIIGAGVACNYLSKIGFENIEKQEISLNEFLSENLLNYKDIELIGPKDPRLRGGIITFFIKRLGLGDISERLDKKNNIMTRSGTFCVHSWFNAKGINRNIPAIRVSLYLYNTIEECKVFLETLERIMDETKSYPKP; translated from the coding sequence ATGACAAAAAAAGGAATAATAATTAGGATGGATGTAGAAAAAATAAGGAGAGATTTTCCCGCAATTCTTCAAAAGAGGAATAAAAAGCCTCCCATTTACTTTGACAATGCCTCTATGACATTAAAACCCATTCCTGTAATTAAGGCAATGGATGAATATTATCAGAAATTCCCTGCTTGTGGAGGAAAGAGAAGCTCTCATTGGTTTGCCAGTAAGGTTAATGAAAGGGTTGAGGAAGCCAGAGAGATTATAAGAAGATTCATCAATGCAAAATCAGCTAATGAAATTATCTTTACAAAAAATACAACCGAGGGGATAAATCTTATCGCCCAAAGCATTAAGTTTAAAAATGGCGATATTGTCTTAACCACAGACAAGGAGCACAATTCTAACCTTTGCCCCTGGAAAAATCTGGAAGGAAAAGGGATTATTAAACATAAAATTGTGGCCTCTTGTGAAGACAATACATTTAACCTTGAAAGATTTAAAGATATGCTAACAAAAGATGTTAAGCTTGTAAGTATGGTTCATACATCAAATTTAGATGGCTATACCATACCAGCAGATGAGGTTATCAAACTTTCCCATCAAAATGGCTCGTTGGTTATGCTTGATGCGGCTCAATATGTTCCCCATAAAAAGATAGATGTCCAAAGATTAAATGTTGATTTCCTTGCCTTTTCTATTCATAAGATGCTCGGACCCTCCCTCGGTGTTTTATATGGAAAATATGAGCTTTTAAGGGAATTAGAGCCATTTTTGGTTGGAGGCGATACCATTGTTGATACATTTTATGATAAGCCCCCAATTTACTTAAAGCCTCCCCATAAATTTGAGGCAGGCTTGCAGGATTATGCTGCAATTATTGGAGCTGGTGTAGCCTGCAATTACCTTTCAAAGATTGGCTTTGAAAATATAGAAAAACAAGAAATCTCTCTAAATGAATTTTTAAGCGAAAATCTTTTAAATTATAAGGATATAGAGCTAATTGGACCAAAAGACCCAAGATTAAGGGGAGGAATCATTACATTTTTTATCAAAAGGCTTGGTCTTGGTGATATTTCAGAGAGGCTTGATAAAAAAAATAACATAATGACAAGAAGTGGCACATTCTGTGTTCATTCCTGGTTTAATGCAAAAGGAATAAACAGAAACATCCCTGCAATTAGGGTTTCTTTGTATCTTTATAACACAATTGAGGAATGTAAGGTATTCCTTGAAACATTAGAGAGAATAATGGATGAAACAAAAAGCTACCCAAAGCCCTGA